A region from the Thermoplasmatales archaeon genome encodes:
- a CDS encoding putative transporter translates to MARFSRHAGLTIGIMAFMGILITYVETMITPAIPILESFFHTNYDALSWVITAYIISGTISAAIFGRLADIYGKKKIFIILALVYSIAVSFGGFASTLDEFIAIRAVQGLGMGMFPVAFALLNDQVPKEDLPLAQGILSSTFTGGAAIGLVLGAWITQNYTWQWSYHSAIPVAFGLLIVSAIVLKDTSVRVKQKIDFAGVAALGIGVVALILGLSEGEYWGWESLRILGLFALSIVTLVAFVFIELHTESPFISMKLLKVRNIFLSNFTGLFAMAGMFFLFYSVPTLLEDPAPAGFGLSIINAGLVMLPAAIVSMAFAPLSARVTRTRGPKITILIGTIVLFISYVGLYLYRSSPLAIAEDATLMGVGLSFIFVGVINILLVSTPRSESGASTGMNVVFRNIGSSIAPAVSGVFETLYVTGVVFHTPIGNITEYFPSYQAFSYIYLTGMAFLAVSVIFTLLMKNVVIGNDKSGNRVNQE, encoded by the coding sequence ATGGCACGATTTTCAAGACACGCAGGCCTGACTATCGGAATAATGGCTTTCATGGGCATACTGATAACGTACGTTGAAACCATGATAACACCGGCGATACCCATACTGGAGTCTTTCTTTCACACCAATTATGATGCACTATCTTGGGTAATAACAGCATATATTATTTCTGGGACAATATCAGCTGCAATCTTCGGGAGGCTGGCTGATATATATGGCAAGAAGAAGATTTTCATTATTCTTGCCCTTGTATATTCTATCGCCGTTTCATTTGGCGGATTCGCAAGCACTCTTGATGAGTTTATAGCCATCCGTGCTGTGCAGGGCCTAGGGATGGGGATGTTTCCTGTTGCCTTTGCCCTCCTGAACGACCAGGTTCCCAAGGAGGATCTGCCGCTTGCGCAGGGTATACTGAGCTCAACCTTCACTGGTGGAGCCGCAATTGGCCTCGTGCTCGGTGCCTGGATAACCCAGAACTACACTTGGCAGTGGTCATACCATTCCGCGATTCCGGTAGCTTTTGGCCTACTTATTGTATCAGCAATTGTGCTTAAGGATACATCCGTCAGGGTGAAGCAGAAGATCGATTTTGCAGGTGTCGCTGCCCTCGGAATCGGGGTTGTTGCCCTAATACTTGGCCTCTCCGAAGGAGAATACTGGGGCTGGGAATCCCTGAGAATACTGGGCTTGTTTGCTTTGTCTATTGTCACCCTTGTTGCTTTCGTATTCATTGAACTACATACTGAGTCACCGTTCATCAGCATGAAACTGTTGAAAGTCAGAAACATATTTCTTTCAAATTTCACGGGCCTTTTCGCAATGGCTGGAATGTTCTTCCTTTTCTACAGTGTTCCAACCTTGCTTGAGGACCCAGCTCCGGCGGGCTTCGGGTTGTCTATTATCAACGCCGGGTTGGTCATGCTCCCTGCCGCGATTGTGTCCATGGCATTCGCACCCCTTTCAGCCAGGGTAACGAGAACCAGAGGTCCAAAGATCACCATACTGATAGGTACCATTGTACTCTTCATTTCATATGTGGGGTTATACCTGTACAGATCGTCACCCCTTGCTATTGCTGAGGATGCCACACTCATGGGCGTGGGGCTCTCATTCATCTTCGTCGGCGTGATAAACATCCTTCTTGTATCAACGCCCAGGTCTGAGTCCGGGGCATCAACCGGAATGAACGTAGTCTTCAGGAATATAGGGTCGTCCATAGCTCCTGCTGTAAGTGGGGTATTTGAGACCTTGTATGTGACTGGCGTTGTTTTCCACACACCCATAGGGAATATTACAGAGTACTTCCCCTCCTATCAGGCATTCAGTTACATATATCTCACGGGAATGGCGTTTCTTGCTGTTTCTGTGATATTTACCCTGCTTATGAAGAATGTAGTTATAGGGAACGATAAATCCGGCAACAGGGTTAATCAGGAATGA
- a CDS encoding fumarate reductase iron-sulfur subunit gives MGKITLSIYRRDPAVDAEGKFVDYEVPTEDGMVVLDAVKYVETNIDPTLSLRWNCKAGKCGSCSAEINYKPSLMCKTKIDTLGDHIRVAPMGAFPLIKDLVTDVSANWDLLKKIPIFTPRKDEPKPWIIAQIDIERSKEFKTCIECFLCQDVCHVVREHSGSGYFGPRHIVKAASADMHPLDTIDRSEFLDASAGLGYCNITKCCTEVCPEGIHITDNAIIPEKERAVNAFYDPISIIVRSRRKKKEAKNNGKQ, from the coding sequence ATGGGAAAAATAACGTTGAGTATATACAGGCGTGACCCTGCAGTCGATGCTGAAGGAAAGTTTGTAGACTATGAAGTTCCAACAGAAGATGGTATGGTTGTTCTTGATGCTGTCAAATACGTTGAGACAAATATAGATCCAACCCTCTCCCTGCGCTGGAATTGCAAGGCAGGAAAATGCGGATCGTGTTCCGCAGAGATAAATTATAAACCATCACTGATGTGTAAGACGAAGATAGATACACTGGGGGACCATATCAGGGTTGCACCCATGGGAGCTTTCCCTCTTATCAAGGATCTCGTAACCGATGTTTCGGCAAACTGGGATCTTCTGAAGAAAATTCCTATATTCACGCCAAGGAAAGACGAGCCCAAGCCATGGATCATTGCCCAGATTGACATAGAACGGTCTAAGGAGTTCAAGACTTGCATAGAATGCTTTCTCTGCCAGGACGTGTGCCATGTTGTTAGGGAACACAGCGGGAGCGGATATTTTGGGCCGAGGCATATAGTAAAGGCAGCCTCTGCTGATATGCACCCTCTCGATACCATAGACAGGTCGGAGTTTCTGGATGCCAGCGCCGGACTTGGATACTGCAATATAACCAAGTGCTGCACTGAAGTCTGCCCCGAGGGCATACACATAACAGACAATGCCATAATCCCGGAAAAAGAGAGAGCAGTTAATGCATTCTATGACCCCATTTCTATTATAGTACGATCAAGAAGAAAGAAAAAGGAGGCGAAGAACAATGGAAAACAGTAA
- the nadB_1 gene encoding L-aspartate oxidase: MTEKYIDYETDVLIIGAGGAGLRAAIAAYDSGVRVTVVSKSLLGKAHTVMAEGGIAASLGNLDKQDNWEVHFNDTVVEGVYISNWRMAELLAREAPDRVYELEEYGALFDRTPEGKISQRAFGAHTYRRLCHVGDRTGLELIKTLEDQVLHRDVKFFDELYITKLLKNGDKVIGAVGLKLNSGEFYVFRAKAVIVATGGCGRIYKITSNSWESTGDGLGLAFNAGAELMDMEMIQFHPTGMVYPPGVRGLLVTEGVRGDGGILLNSEGERFMLRYSPKKKDLDARDIVARANYAEIMAGRGTPHGGVYLDITHKGADYIKTKLPSMYAQFKDFAGVDITKEKMEVAPTVHYQMGGIKVDPDTTRTNVNGLFAAGEVASGLHGGNRLGGNSLADILVFGRRSGLGASDYSKNATFQEPSKTDIENEIARVKSFMKQDARNPYEIIEELSQNMSDNVGIIRTETNLQKALITILELKGAASSVGVRGDLKYNKGLLACLEIPNMLIAAEAIVRGALTRKESRGAHARSDFPKKDPKLKKNIIYKRMGDEMKLELRDVPEMPENLKKLVDPEEY; this comes from the coding sequence GTTATGGCTGAGGGTGGAATAGCTGCATCTCTGGGGAACCTCGACAAACAGGATAACTGGGAGGTGCACTTCAATGATACAGTAGTTGAGGGAGTGTACATCTCAAACTGGCGAATGGCAGAACTTCTGGCCAGGGAAGCTCCGGATAGGGTATATGAGCTTGAGGAATACGGGGCGCTGTTTGACAGGACTCCGGAGGGTAAGATATCACAGAGGGCATTTGGTGCCCATACATACAGAAGGCTATGCCACGTCGGAGACAGGACAGGGCTGGAACTTATCAAGACCCTGGAGGATCAGGTTCTTCACCGGGACGTCAAATTTTTTGATGAACTGTACATAACCAAGCTATTAAAGAACGGGGACAAGGTAATTGGCGCCGTTGGACTCAAGTTGAATTCAGGAGAATTCTACGTCTTTCGTGCCAAGGCAGTTATAGTCGCAACGGGAGGATGCGGAAGGATATACAAGATAACTTCAAATTCGTGGGAATCCACGGGTGACGGTTTGGGCCTCGCTTTCAATGCCGGTGCCGAACTTATGGACATGGAAATGATCCAGTTCCATCCAACTGGAATGGTTTATCCTCCCGGGGTCAGGGGTTTATTAGTAACCGAAGGCGTTAGAGGTGATGGTGGGATCCTCCTTAACTCGGAAGGCGAGAGGTTCATGCTGAGATATTCCCCAAAAAAGAAGGATCTTGATGCACGGGATATCGTAGCCAGGGCAAATTATGCTGAAATTATGGCAGGAAGAGGAACACCACATGGTGGCGTGTACCTGGATATAACACATAAAGGAGCAGATTATATCAAGACGAAACTGCCAAGCATGTATGCTCAGTTCAAGGATTTTGCTGGCGTTGATATCACAAAGGAGAAGATGGAGGTTGCCCCTACCGTTCATTACCAGATGGGCGGGATTAAGGTAGATCCGGATACGACAAGAACCAATGTAAACGGTCTTTTCGCAGCCGGCGAAGTAGCCAGTGGACTGCACGGGGGAAACCGTCTTGGAGGTAATTCGCTTGCAGATATTCTTGTCTTCGGAAGAAGGAGCGGACTCGGGGCTTCAGATTACTCTAAGAATGCAACATTTCAGGAACCATCAAAGACAGATATCGAAAATGAGATTGCAAGAGTAAAATCATTCATGAAGCAGGATGCCAGGAACCCCTATGAGATCATTGAGGAACTTTCCCAGAACATGAGTGACAATGTTGGTATAATCAGGACAGAGACAAACCTCCAGAAGGCGCTTATCACAATACTGGAGTTGAAAGGCGCTGCTTCCAGTGTTGGGGTGCGTGGTGACCTAAAATACAATAAAGGGCTCCTCGCGTGCCTGGAAATTCCAAATATGCTCATTGCGGCAGAAGCAATAGTAAGGGGAGCCCTGACCAGGAAGGAGAGCAGGGGAGCACATGCAAGAAGTGACTTTCCAAAGAAGGACCCAAAACTCAAGAAAAATATTATCTATAAGAGAATGGGGGATGAGATGAAGCTGGAACTCAGGGATGTGCCAGAGATGCCTGAAAACCTGAAGAAATTGGTTGACCCGGAGGAATACTGA